Proteins encoded together in one Triticum dicoccoides isolate Atlit2015 ecotype Zavitan chromosome 7B, WEW_v2.0, whole genome shotgun sequence window:
- the LOC119339044 gene encoding uncharacterized protein LOC119339044: MNPFCEIAVEEALRFREAGAASEVVAAIVGPAQAADTLRTALSMGADRAVHVLHDPDPAARSSRSLFLPRLSWCLTCSASCLPARRPPPRPHPRASAASTSGAPRPHPVRGGDQLQPLSLSLSLLGWAAVKWAGDPLILISLLGVSPIGKDKTHINILVIGHVDHHWPSDLQAIREVDGGGAGVPGAQRSTRPELPECHGQGTRLASTSWSLAMSTTTGHLIYKLGGIDKRVIERF; this comes from the exons ATGAACCCCTTCTGCGAGATTGCCGTGGAGGAGGCACTGCGGTTCCGCGAGGCCGGCGCCGCCTCCGAGGTCGTCGCAGCCATCGTCGGTCCCGCGCAGGCCGCCGACACGCTCCGCACTGCGCTTTCCATGGGCGCCGACCGCGCCGTCCACGTCCTCCACgaccccgaccccgccgcccgctCCTCCCGCTCGCT TTTTTTGCCTCGTCTTTCATGGTGTCTGACTTGCTCTGCTTCCTGCCTGCCGGCCCGTCGTCCTCCTCCACGCCCCCACCCGCGGGCCTCCGCCGCGTCCACATCTGGAGCTCCTCGACCCCATCCCGTCCGCGGCGGTGACCAGCtacagcctctctctctctctctctctctgctcggcTGGGCGGCAGTGAAGTGGGCAGGCGATCCACTCATCCTGATTTCTCTTCTCGGTG TTTCACCCATCGGTAAGGACAAGACACACATAAACATCCTGGTCATTGGCCATGTCGACCACCACTGGCCATCTGATCTACAAGCCATCCGAGAAGTcgatggcggcggcgctggagtTCCTGGGGCGCAGCGCTCGACACGCCCGGAGCTGCCGGAGTG CCATGGGCAAGGGACAAGACTTGCATCGACATCGTGGTCATTGGCGATGTCGACCACCACTGGCCATCTGATCTACAAGCTTGGAGGTATTGACAAGCGTGTGATCGAGAGGTTTTAG